One genomic region from Electrophorus electricus isolate fEleEle1 chromosome 25, fEleEle1.pri, whole genome shotgun sequence encodes:
- the vangl1 gene encoding vang-like protein 1, producing the protein MDTESVHSGHSHHSRGSNRHSERSRDRHKPRSRDGSNRSDRNVTTGTPSAGTGALDQTPAGTDPQDDNWAETTTAVTGTSDHSLSQEDLAGFAKVIEGPGPLGRGRLARLLPLGLTLLLGLLVLLTPLAFLALPQLLWADRLQACGTACEGLFLSLAFKLLVLLLAGWALFVRRPRAALPRLAVFRALLALLTLLLLLSYWLFFGVRILDSQDVNYQGIVQFAVSLVDTLLFTHYLAVVLLEVRQLQSCFSLCVIRSTDGETRHYNLGQLSIQRAALVVLERYYSDFSVHNSALLTAAKSRTAKYLADLKVYSVDGPSSDGAASQSRAKMAAAARHRDTSHNELYYEEADHERRVRKRRARLVVAVEEAFTHVRRLQEEEKKKPPGDVLDPREAAQAVFPSMARALQKYLRTTRQQHCHSMESIQQHLAFCITHSMTPKAFLESYLNPGPTLQYGCGGPQALQWTLVCEASVTSPLRDGTEFQLRNADFSLVVSTKALPSLKLTEEYVHPKSHKFVLLLQSETSI; encoded by the exons ATGGACACAGAGTCTGTCCACTCTGGCCACTCACACCACTCACGAGGATCAAATAGACACAG CGAGCGCAGCAGGGACCGGCACAAACCTCGCAGCCGTGACGGCAGCAACCGCTCTGACAGGAACGTCACCACCGGCACCCCCTCTGCTGGGACAGGAGCACTGGACCAGACCCCTGCTGGTACCGACCCCCAG GATGACAACTGGGCCGAGACCACCACCGCCGTCACGGGCACCTCTGACCACAGCCTCTCCCAGGAGGACCTGGCGGGCTTCGCCAAGGTGATCGAGGGCCCCGGTCCTCTGGGGCGCGGCAGGCTGGCGCGCCTGCTTCCCCTGGGCCTGACGCTGCTGTTGGGCCTGCTGGTGCTGCTCACGCCGCTGGCCTTCCTGGCCCTGCCGCAGCTGCTGTGGGCCGATCGGCTGCAGGCGTGTGGCACGGCCTGCGAGGGCCTCTTCCTCTCACTGGCCTTCAAGCTGCTGGTCCTGCTTCTGGCCGGCTGGGCGTTGTTCGTGCGGCGGCCGCGCGCCGCCCTGCCCCGCCTGGCCGTGTTCAGGGCTCTGCTGGCTCTCCTCACCCTGCTACTCCTGCTCTCCTACTGGCTCTTCTTTGGGGTGCGCATCCTGGACTCGCAA GATGTGAATTACCAGGGCATCGTCCAGTTTGCAGTGTCACTGGTGGACACTCTGCTGTTCACGCACTACCTGGCTGTGGTGCTGCTAGAGGTGCGTCAGCTCCAGTCATGCTTCTCCCTCTGTGTCATACGCTCCACCGACGGAGAGACCCGGCACTACAACCTGGGCCAGCTCAg CATTCAGAGGGCAGCTCTGGTAGTTCTGGAACGCTACTATAGTGATTTCTCGGTCCACAACTCTGCTCTTCTGACAGCTGCTAAGTCCAGGACAGCCAAATACTTGGCTGATCTCAAGGTCTACAGTGTTGACG GTCCTAGCAGCGACGGTGCAGCAAGTCAGTCTCGAGCCAAGATGGCCGCTGCAGCCAGGCACAGAGACACCAGCCACAATGAGCTTTACTACGAGGAGGCCGACCACGAGAGGAGAGTCCGCAAGCGGCGCGCGCG GCTGGTGGTGGCAGTAGAGGAGGCGTTCACGCACGTGCGCCgtctgcaggaggaggagaagaagaagcctCCCGGCGACGTGCTGGACCCGCGTGAGGCGGCACAGGCCGTCTTCCCGTCGATGGCGCGCGCGCTGCAGAAGTATCTGCGCACAACACGTCAGCAGCACTGCCACAGCATGGAGAGCATCCAACAGCACTTGGCTTTCTGCATCACTCACAGCATGACGCCCAAG GCGTTTCTGGAGAGCTACCTGAATCCAGGCCCCACCCTCCAGTATGGGTGCGGGGGTCCGCAGGCCCTGCAGTGGACGCTGGTGTGTGAGGCCTCCGTCACCAGTCCTCTGCGCGATGGCACAGAGTTCCAGCTGAGAAACGCGGACTTCAGCTTGGTGGTGAGCACCAAAGCCCTCCCCAGTCTCAAGCTCACAGAGGAGTACGTCCACCCCAAGTCACACAAGTTCGTGTTGCTACTGCAGTCGGAGACGTCCATCTGA
- the nhlh2 gene encoding helix-loop-helix protein 2 gives MMLSPDQTDPDLPWGHSDPETVFNVIKVECVADEPPEADGRTRSLAPPALTREEKRRRRRATAKYRTAHATRERIRVEAFNVAFAELRKLLPTLPPDKKLSKIEILRLAICYISYLNHVLDV, from the coding sequence ATGATGCTGAGCCCGGACCAGACGGATCCTGACCTGCCGTGGGGCCACTCGGATCCGGAAACGGTCTTCAACGTCATAAAAGTGGAATGCGTGGCTGACGAACCGCCGGAAGCTGACGGGAGGACGCGCTCGCTCGCGCCGCCCGCGCTCACCAGGGAGGAGAAGCGGCGGAGGCGGCGCGCGACCGCCAAGTACAGGACGGCGCACGCCACGCGCGAGCGCATCCGCGTGGAGGCCTTCAACGTGGCGTTCGCGGAGCTGAGGAAGTTGCTCCCGACGCTTCCGCCCGACAAGAAGCTTTCGAAGATCGAGATCCTTCGGCTCGCCATATGTTACATATCTTATCTGAACCACGTCTTGGATGTATAA